Sequence from the Dehalococcoidia bacterium genome:
TTTTGTTGAAATGACCTGAATGTTGTTTATTTTTTTCCAATGAAAGGACAAATTCTTTGAACTGAGGGTCTGTTATTAATGCTTCCTTTGCTTGTCCTATAGCATAAGTAATTGTAGTTCTGTCTCTTTTCCCCAAAATTTGCCCTATTTGATCAGGGCTAAAACGGAGTTTAGAGTTCAAGAGGTATGCAGCAAGTTGCCTGGCTTTAGATGCTTCTTTAGTTCTTTGTGGGCTGATCAGTGCCTTCACCGAGATACCATATGCTTTTGAAGAAAAATCTAAGATCATTCCTTGGTCTAAGATAGGGGGTGTTTCTTTTAATGCAGATGGGCCTAGCGCCATTTTTGCCAATTCATAGCTGGGTTCTTGCCCTGTGAACTCAATAAATGCAAGGAGGCGATTGTGAACTCCTTGAAGGGTTCTAACATTGTCATGAACATGCGTTGCTATGAATTCTAAATATTCGCGAGCGATAGGGTTCGATATTTTCTCAGTGAGGGCATTTAAAATCGCAAGCTTTGTTTCGAATTCTGGCGCACTTAAATCTGCTTGCAAACCAGCCTCAAACCGTGAGCGTAGACGGGCTTCTAAAAGCCGTAGCTCGCCCGCGGGGCGATCACTGCTCATGACCAACTTTCCGCCGGAACGATGAAGTTCATTAAATGTATGGAAAAGACCATCTTGGGTTGCTTCTTTACCATTTAAGAACTGAATATCGTCAACCATAAGAAGATCTACGGATCGATAACGATCTCTAAAGCCATCGGTTTTACGCTCCTTGATTGCACGCAGGTATTCATTGGTAAATTGTTCTGCAGAAACGTAAATTACCCGCTTCCCGATTGAAGTAGCAAACTGCCCGATTGCATTCATAAGGTGTGTTTTTCCAAGTCCGACGCCACCATAAAGGAAAAGAGGGTTATATGCTGAAGGCGAACCAGAGGCTAAGGCATATGCAGCTGCGTAGGCGAGTTGATTAGAAGGCCCAACTATAAAATTTTTAAATGTATATTCTGGATAGAATGCAGTCCCTCCTAAGGGGTTATTTATGCTAGAGGGAGCGTTAGGGTTTACGGGTTCCGAGAAGGAATTACCCCGAGGATTTTCAGTGCCGACTACAAACGCCACCGTAATCTCCTGGCTTGAAATTGAAGATAACGTTTTTAGGATTAGTTTCTGTAGCCGGTCTTCAAGCCATTGGGCCGTAAACGTAGATGGAACAGAGACAACCAAATGGTTGCCTTCGAGGCGCAACGCATGGGTATTGCGGAGCCAAGTGTCGAAAGTTGGCCGGGGTATTTGTAGTTGAATCCTGCCGAGGGCAGCGTCCCAAAGACGGTTTGCCGGTTCTGACAACCTAGCCTCCGAAAGATAAATTATTAAAAGTGTTGAAGGAGAAACCTTCAAGTTTTAATAACCTATCTTAGAAACCGAAGCGAAACCAAGGACAGAATTGGAGGGATTTTGGTGATGTTTTCACTTGCAAGATTGGAAACTATAGATGAAGCAGATAATGGCCATAAAAATGAAATGGGCTTGAATTCCAATGGTAAAATCAGAGCATGAAGCAAATGAACGTTGTATTTATGGGTACCCCCGCATTTGTGGTGCCAGTTCTCAATGTAGTAAATCAAATATGTAAAGAAGAAAAATGGAAACTGACCTGTGTCTATACGGCCCCAGATAAGCCAAAAGGTAGAGGCCAGGTACTTACTGCATCTCCGGTAAAGGAACGAGCTCAAGAGTTAGGAATCGAAGTTCTATCACCTCCTAAACTAACGGAGGCAGGTACAATAGCGCAATTTAGAAGATTAGAACCAACAGTGGTAATTCTTGCGGCGTTCGGTTTACTTTTACCTCCTCCTTTTTTATTTGACCCTCCTTTTGGAGCAATTAATATTCACCCCTCCCTATTACCAAAATATAGAGGAGCTGCTCCTGTCGCGGGGGCAATTTTGGAAGGAGCGATGGAAACGGGAACGTCAATAATTCGCATGGACGAAGGCTTGGACACGGGCCCTTTACTGAGCCAAAGAAAAGTAGCACTTCAAGGCAATGAAACTAGCGAAAAGCTAACGCGGCAATTGTTTTCTCTGGGGGCAGAGATGCTAAAAGAACTACTGCCAAAATTGATACGAGAAGGAGTTATGGAGGAGCCTCAAAATGAGAAGGGGGCTTCATTTTATGGTAGATGGTCAAAAAAAGACGGGACAATAAATTGGCAAGAGTCGGCAGAGATAATTGAGCGTAAAATACGTGCATTTGACCAATGGCCTGGGGCTTCGACCCAGTGGAAGGGTCTAAAATTAGAAATTTTAGAAGCGCAGGTATCTACGCAGATATTAAGTTTGAAAGTAGGCGAAGTCAGGTTGTCCAATACCGAGATACTAGTAGGAACAGGCGCAGGGTCCTTAGCACTGAAGGTAGTCAAACCCGAAGGGAAGCAAGGCATGTCAATAAAAGACTTTATCCTAAGCCGAAAAGAATTTGTTAATTCAACGCTTCCTTCTTAATCAGCTTCTTCGGTAGAAACTTCAGCTTCCTCTGATGAGCCTTCGGAGCTTTCTGGTTCAGTGGTGTCGCTAACAGTGTTAGTACTCACTGCTATTTCTTCACCGGAAGGGGCGGTAGCTTCTTCGGCTGAGGTCGCGGCAGTAGCCCCTCTCCGTTGTATAACACGAGCAATGAAAGAATCAGGGTCTGTAACCAACGTTACACCCGCCGGTAATGAGAGATCACCAGCACGAATTACAG
This genomic interval carries:
- the dnaA gene encoding chromosomal replication initiator protein DnaA — its product is MSEPANRLWDAALGRIQLQIPRPTFDTWLRNTHALRLEGNHLVVSVPSTFTAQWLEDRLQKLILKTLSSISSQEITVAFVVGTENPRGNSFSEPVNPNAPSSINNPLGGTAFYPEYTFKNFIVGPSNQLAYAAAYALASGSPSAYNPLFLYGGVGLGKTHLMNAIGQFATSIGKRVIYVSAEQFTNEYLRAIKERKTDGFRDRYRSVDLLMVDDIQFLNGKEATQDGLFHTFNELHRSGGKLVMSSDRPAGELRLLEARLRSRFEAGLQADLSAPEFETKLAILNALTEKISNPIAREYLEFIATHVHDNVRTLQGVHNRLLAFIEFTGQEPSYELAKMALGPSALKETPPILDQGMILDFSSKAYGISVKALISPQRTKEASKARQLAAYLLNSKLRFSPDQIGQILGKRDRTTITYAIGQAKEALITDPQFKEFVLSLEKNKQHSGHFNKNIESA
- the fmt gene encoding methionyl-tRNA formyltransferase, which codes for MKQMNVVFMGTPAFVVPVLNVVNQICKEEKWKLTCVYTAPDKPKGRGQVLTASPVKERAQELGIEVLSPPKLTEAGTIAQFRRLEPTVVILAAFGLLLPPPFLFDPPFGAINIHPSLLPKYRGAAPVAGAILEGAMETGTSIIRMDEGLDTGPLLSQRKVALQGNETSEKLTRQLFSLGAEMLKELLPKLIREGVMEEPQNEKGASFYGRWSKKDGTINWQESAEIIERKIRAFDQWPGASTQWKGLKLEILEAQVSTQILSLKVGEVRLSNTEILVGTGAGSLALKVVKPEGKQGMSIKDFILSRKEFVNSTLPS